Proteins found in one Brachyspira murdochii DSM 12563 genomic segment:
- a CDS encoding vitamin B12 dependent-methionine synthase activation domain-containing protein, protein MPEINHKNHQHYINKPPFYGRKVFEFNKETEKKAFDMINKVRLFRAGFGYSAKNQDIEKYNEMIKTKVEPKYEEMKNNIIENNLIKPVMIYGFYKTTTENDKLYIYDVDFNTNQLKDEKIEIPLERMEKEPYNSIVDFFDKDEDTIGFTLVSLGEKFAGFLKGLYDNDDYKDYYFYNAIGTHIIENYVDILQTHMDNLLNLKNNGKRDHVGCRYSFGYKALTNMYGNRIIFDKLKPEEFKVTLTESYMMDPELSTCAIVSFCEDSYYFAN, encoded by the coding sequence ATGCCAGAAATAAATCATAAAAATCATCAACATTATATAAATAAACCTCCTTTCTATGGAAGGAAAGTTTTTGAGTTTAATAAAGAGACAGAAAAAAAAGCTTTTGATATGATTAATAAAGTTAGGCTTTTTAGAGCAGGTTTTGGATATTCTGCTAAAAATCAGGACATTGAAAAATATAATGAGATGATAAAAACTAAAGTTGAGCCTAAATACGAAGAGATGAAAAATAATATAATAGAAAATAATTTAATAAAGCCTGTAATGATTTACGGATTTTATAAAACTACTACAGAAAATGATAAATTATATATATATGATGTTGATTTTAATACTAATCAATTAAAAGATGAAAAAATAGAGATACCTTTAGAGCGTATGGAGAAAGAACCTTATAACTCTATAGTAGATTTTTTTGATAAAGATGAAGACACTATAGGTTTTACTCTTGTAAGTCTTGGAGAGAAGTTTGCAGGATTTTTAAAAGGGCTTTATGATAATGATGATTATAAAGATTATTATTTTTATAATGCAATAGGTACACATATTATAGAGAACTATGTTGATATACTTCAAACTCATATGGATAATTTACTTAATTTAAAAAATAATGGAAAAAGAGATCATGTAGGATGCAGATACTCTTTTGGATATAAAGCTCTTACGAATATGTACGGTAACAGAATAATTTTTGATAAATTAAAGCCTGAAGAGTTTAAAGTTACTCTTACAGAAAGCTATATGATGGATCCTGAGCTTAGTACTTGTGCTATAGTTTCATTTTGCGAGGATTCTTATTATTTTGCTAATTAA
- a CDS encoding methyltransferase — translation MFENINLKYYNGKDSYNDGDIENDILNIVLNNDGSDDYRTILDNNNNWFVFVNLVSERRNLLEWYNFKPNSSIIEIGAGPGAITGVLCEKLNKVTAVELSYRRAKINSVRNSKYKNLEIMVGNLNDMEFDRKFDYAVLVGVLEYASVFTNTKNPYVDFLKNIKKLLTDDGIIIIAIENRYGLKYFAGAHEDHTGQIFDGIEGYRNVNWVRTFGKLEITNILKDSGFNYTSFYYPYPDYKTPRLIFSDSKLPSVDDILDYNTPNYDYDKLSFFNEKLALDGIVKNKQYDFFANSFLIFSSAKKFDNECSFVKYNRYRDNKFQIETSINNSKKVFKKALKPEGIKYLKDMVKYYNYVKSNFNNINIAESYMIADNVLSMEYIEGDSLKNILKICIENNDIEKYRFYFNKYIDLLRSFNIVEIDFSNLKEFENIFSNYYSDLYGPAIEYANIDLTFSNIIVDKNDNFYIIDYELCFNFYCPLYYIISRAVDDFIYNIFCNDENTKIIYGILSEYYPIYKDTDRIIIKHSKTELKLIDFLGTSITSTRENQLKNITDYRQNISNLKLEIENINNRYILEIETIKNNINKLAWWIPVKKWRDNFRNKMLNTDQTRPDQTRPDQT, via the coding sequence ATGTTTGAAAATATAAATTTAAAATACTATAATGGAAAAGATTCATATAATGATGGAGATATTGAAAATGATATATTAAATATTGTTTTAAATAATGATGGTAGTGATGATTATAGAACTATTTTAGATAATAATAATAATTGGTTTGTTTTTGTTAATTTGGTTTCTGAAAGAAGAAATTTATTAGAATGGTATAATTTTAAACCTAATAGTTCTATTATAGAGATAGGAGCAGGTCCTGGTGCTATAACAGGTGTATTATGTGAAAAGTTAAATAAAGTAACAGCTGTAGAACTATCTTATAGAAGAGCTAAAATTAATAGTGTAAGAAATTCTAAATATAAAAATTTAGAAATAATGGTTGGAAATTTAAATGATATGGAGTTTGATAGAAAATTTGATTATGCTGTATTGGTAGGTGTATTAGAATATGCTTCTGTTTTTACTAATACTAAAAATCCATATGTAGATTTTTTAAAAAATATAAAAAAATTATTGACAGATGATGGAATTATAATTATTGCTATAGAAAATAGATATGGTTTAAAATACTTTGCTGGAGCTCATGAAGATCATACGGGACAAATATTTGATGGTATAGAGGGGTATAGAAATGTTAATTGGGTTAGAACATTTGGTAAATTAGAGATAACAAATATTTTAAAAGATTCAGGATTCAATTATACATCATTTTATTATCCATATCCTGATTATAAAACGCCAAGATTAATATTTTCAGATTCTAAACTTCCATCAGTTGATGACATATTAGATTATAATACTCCAAATTACGATTATGATAAATTAAGTTTTTTTAATGAAAAATTGGCACTTGATGGAATTGTAAAAAATAAACAGTATGATTTTTTTGCTAATTCTTTTCTTATTTTCTCTTCAGCTAAGAAATTTGATAATGAATGTAGTTTTGTAAAATACAATAGATATAGAGACAATAAATTTCAAATTGAAACTTCAATTAATAATTCAAAAAAAGTATTTAAAAAGGCATTAAAACCAGAAGGTATTAAGTATTTAAAAGATATGGTTAAATATTATAATTATGTAAAATCTAACTTTAATAATATAAATATAGCAGAAAGTTATATGATAGCTGATAATGTTTTATCTATGGAATATATTGAAGGCGATTCATTGAAGAATATTCTTAAAATCTGTATAGAAAATAATGATATAGAAAAATATAGATTTTATTTTAATAAGTATATTGATCTTTTAAGAAGTTTTAATATTGTTGAAATAGATTTTTCTAATTTGAAAGAGTTTGAAAATATTTTTTCTAATTATTATTCTGATTTATATGGTCCAGCAATTGAATATGCCAATATTGATTTGACTTTTAGTAATATAATAGTTGATAAAAATGATAATTTTTATATTATAGATTATGAATTATGTTTCAATTTTTATTGCCCATTATATTATATAATATCTAGAGCAGTTGATGATTTTATATATAATATTTTCTGTAATGACGAAAATACCAAAATTATATATGGTATTTTGTCTGAATATTACCCTATATACAAGGATACAGATAGGATTATCATTAAACATTCAAAAACAGAATTAAAATTGATTGATTTTTTGGGAACTAGCATTACTTCTACTAGAGAAAATCAATTAAAAAATATAACAGATTATAGACAGAATATATCTAATTTAAAATTAGAAATAGAAAATATAAATAATAGATATATATTGGAAATTGAAACCATAAAAAATAATATTAATAAATTAGCCTGGTGGATACCAGTCAAAAAGTGGCGTGATAATTTCAGAAATAAAATGTTAAATACAGACCAGACCAGACCAGACCAGACCAGACCAGACCAGACCTAA
- a CDS encoding homocysteine S-methyltransferase family protein, with protein sequence MKNIKEKLRQLIKEQYLIIDGATGTELQKKDIKKEYWIINGNNVEGCNEILNMTAPYIMKEIHIDYLNANANITKTNSFGSIPWVLSEYDIADKTYELAKKAALIANEAREEYLKNPSSKGDLNRDIFIAGSLGPGVKLPSLGQISFDEMYNGYTEAARGLIDGGVDIILLETAQDVLQLKAAILAVNDTAKNLSKEIPIMVSVTIEKEGTMLLGTDIETAYTILSNLDIFSIGMNCGTGPDMAMRHIKKLSEISCLPISIHSNAGLPENREGKAYYSMTPEEFADINSEFFNLNGLAFIGGCCGTTPLHIEALAEKVKGVKPKKPALEKPRPYIASLFNSVSIKQEPAPLMIGERSNATGSKIFRELMIAGDMDGMLDIGIKQVKAGSHAIDVNAAWAGRDEIEDITKIISAYVKQISLPLVIDAIKPNVIEAALKVYGGKPIINSANMEQGEEKFDAICSLAKKYGASIMLLTIDEKAMALTCEDKLRMSERMYERAVNVHKILPHDIIFDPLTFTLASGDENSFLAGVETLNAIKELSIRYPESSISLGVSNISFGLKEEARKIMNSVFLYEAINHGLTTAIVNVAQILPLSKIDEKEIELAKELIYNKNITKEPLINYINHFSDKKEKKELNPEGNIKKPIREAIRDAMLDGEWKDMQVLLNEVKENSEEFGGEKLFAQAIIDEILLPTMADIGVKFGEGTIQLPFVLGSAEVMKKSVDFLSEFLEKKKQEKTAKIILGTVAGDVHDVGKNLVEIIIKNNGFETVNLGTKVPIEKFIEAYQEHNADCIGMSGLLVKSTEVMKDNLAYIRDKGLKIPILLGGAALTKDFVENTCKKVYGDTAKIFYCKDGFDDILAIKEIIADRDKEK encoded by the coding sequence ATGAAAAATATAAAAGAAAAATTAAGGCAACTTATAAAAGAACAGTATTTGATAATAGATGGAGCCACTGGTACAGAACTTCAAAAAAAAGATATAAAAAAAGAATATTGGATTATAAACGGCAATAATGTAGAAGGCTGCAATGAAATATTAAATATGACAGCACCCTATATAATGAAAGAAATACATATAGATTATTTAAATGCAAATGCTAACATCACAAAGACTAATAGTTTTGGGTCTATACCTTGGGTATTAAGCGAATATGATATTGCAGATAAAACTTATGAATTAGCTAAAAAAGCTGCATTAATAGCAAATGAAGCTAGAGAAGAATATTTAAAAAATCCTAGTTCTAAAGGAGATTTGAACAGAGATATTTTTATTGCAGGCAGTTTAGGTCCGGGAGTAAAACTACCTAGTCTTGGACAAATTAGCTTTGATGAAATGTATAATGGCTACACTGAAGCTGCAAGAGGATTGATAGACGGAGGAGTTGATATTATACTTCTTGAAACAGCACAAGATGTACTGCAATTAAAAGCAGCTATATTGGCAGTTAATGACACAGCAAAAAATCTAAGTAAAGAAATACCAATAATGGTTTCTGTAACAATAGAAAAAGAAGGCACTATGCTTTTGGGTACTGATATAGAAACAGCATATACAATACTTTCAAATTTGGATATATTTTCTATAGGTATGAACTGCGGAACAGGTCCAGACATGGCAATGCGTCATATAAAAAAACTTTCTGAAATATCATGTTTACCAATATCAATACACAGCAATGCAGGACTTCCAGAAAACAGAGAGGGAAAAGCATATTATAGTATGACACCTGAAGAATTCGCAGATATTAACAGTGAGTTTTTTAATTTGAACGGGCTTGCATTCATAGGGGGCTGCTGCGGTACAACTCCTTTGCATATAGAAGCATTAGCCGAAAAAGTAAAAGGAGTGAAACCCAAAAAACCTGCCTTAGAAAAACCAAGACCTTATATAGCAAGTTTGTTTAATTCTGTAAGTATAAAACAAGAACCTGCTCCTTTAATGATAGGAGAGAGAAGCAATGCTACAGGAAGTAAAATATTCAGAGAGCTTATGATCGCAGGCGATATGGACGGCATGCTTGATATAGGAATAAAGCAGGTAAAAGCTGGAAGCCATGCTATAGATGTTAATGCTGCGTGGGCTGGACGTGATGAAATAGAAGATATTACTAAAATTATTTCAGCTTATGTTAAACAAATTTCTCTGCCATTAGTTATTGATGCTATAAAACCTAATGTTATAGAAGCAGCTTTAAAAGTATATGGAGGAAAACCCATAATAAACTCGGCTAATATGGAGCAGGGAGAAGAAAAATTTGATGCAATATGTTCTCTTGCCAAAAAATACGGAGCTTCTATTATGCTTCTTACAATAGATGAAAAAGCTATGGCATTAACTTGCGAAGATAAATTAAGAATGTCTGAAAGAATGTATGAGCGTGCTGTCAATGTTCATAAAATACTTCCTCATGATATAATATTTGATCCTCTTACATTTACACTTGCAAGCGGCGATGAGAACAGTTTTTTAGCCGGAGTAGAAACACTTAATGCTATAAAAGAACTTTCAATAAGATATCCGGAAAGCTCTATAAGTTTGGGGGTATCAAATATATCTTTCGGGCTTAAAGAAGAAGCTAGAAAAATAATGAACTCTGTATTTTTATATGAAGCTATTAATCATGGACTTACTACTGCTATTGTTAATGTAGCTCAAATACTTCCATTGTCAAAAATAGATGAAAAAGAAATAGAATTAGCAAAAGAGTTAATATACAATAAAAACATTACTAAAGAGCCTCTTATAAATTATATAAATCATTTCTCTGACAAAAAAGAAAAGAAAGAATTAAACCCTGAAGGAAATATAAAAAAGCCTATAAGAGAAGCCATAAGAGATGCTATGCTTGACGGCGAGTGGAAAGATATGCAGGTATTACTTAATGAGGTAAAAGAAAACAGCGAAGAGTTTGGAGGCGAAAAATTATTTGCTCAGGCTATAATAGATGAAATACTTCTTCCTACTATGGCTGATATTGGAGTAAAATTCGGAGAAGGTACTATACAGCTTCCTTTTGTTTTAGGTTCTGCGGAAGTTATGAAAAAAAGTGTTGACTTTTTATCTGAGTTTTTAGAAAAAAAGAAACAGGAGAAAACAGCTAAAATAATACTTGGTACTGTAGCAGGAGATGTGCATGATGTAGGTAAAAACCTAGTTGAAATAATCATAAAAAATAATGGATTTGAAACTGTTAATCTTGGCACTAAAGTTCCTATAGAAAAATTTATAGAAGCGTATCAGGAACATAATGCAGACTGCATAGGTATGTCTGGGCTTTTGGTAAAATCTACTGAAGTTATGAAAGATAATCTTGCATACATTAGAGATAAAGGATTAAAAATACCAATTTTGCTTGGAGGAGCTGCTTTAACTAAAGATTTTGTTGAAAACACTTGCAAAAAAGTTTATGGAGATACTGCTAAAATATTTTACTGTAAAGACGGATTTGATGATATATTAGCAATAAAAGAAATAATAGCTGACAGAGATAAAGAAAAATAA
- a CDS encoding LPP20 family lipoprotein yields the protein MKSIINKLILFFLITLSLYSQSIPDWALNPGVKYNDNKYLSAIGEGKTLKDAQINAYENLSKVFSTSIKLDINSIDRYNQLENNVYNNSFYEENTQLKSYNELFGVEFREAHYSKNEDLYRVIAVMEKKKTIKILKTKIKDNEAAIKIYLDNNSDDLIEKYSVTDMALILAKKDQIYYEQLVYLGEDNIELKYKVQTISALRDSILKQMTFNFMTEYNNSALTQNIEKIISKSGFKLNKSNPSYQFKIRIDTDDIREIPDFAGGGVMIYYQFQIDLLNKNDDLIYTFNFDENSTGKEYGNTESEAKKYILNNAAKIVNEQFESKFLEFFNQYIKN from the coding sequence ATGAAATCAATAATCAATAAATTAATATTATTTTTTTTAATTACATTATCTTTATATTCTCAATCCATACCTGATTGGGCTTTAAATCCTGGAGTTAAATATAATGATAATAAATATTTATCAGCTATTGGAGAGGGTAAAACTTTAAAAGATGCTCAAATTAATGCTTATGAAAATTTATCTAAAGTTTTTTCAACTTCAATAAAATTGGATATCAATTCTATAGACAGATATAATCAATTAGAAAATAATGTATATAATAATTCTTTTTATGAAGAAAATACTCAGCTTAAATCCTATAATGAATTATTTGGAGTAGAGTTTAGAGAAGCACATTATTCTAAAAATGAAGATTTATACAGAGTTATTGCTGTAATGGAAAAAAAGAAAACTATCAAAATACTAAAAACAAAAATTAAAGACAATGAAGCAGCAATAAAAATATATCTTGATAATAATTCAGATGATCTTATAGAAAAATATTCAGTAACAGATATGGCTTTAATATTAGCAAAAAAAGATCAGATATATTATGAGCAGTTAGTGTATCTGGGGGAGGATAATATAGAGCTTAAGTATAAAGTTCAAACTATATCGGCACTTAGAGATTCTATATTAAAACAAATGACATTTAATTTTATGACAGAATATAATAATTCTGCATTGACTCAAAATATAGAAAAAATAATTTCAAAGTCAGGATTTAAATTAAATAAATCTAACCCTAGCTATCAATTTAAAATAAGAATAGATACTGATGATATAAGAGAAATTCCAGATTTTGCTGGAGGAGGAGTAATGATATATTATCAGTTTCAAATAGATTTATTAAATAAAAATGATGATTTAATCTATACATTCAATTTTGATGAAAATAGTACAGGTAAAGAATATGGAAATACTGAAAGTGAAGCTAAAAAATATATCTTAAACAATGCTGCAAAAATAGTAAATGAACAATTTGAAAGTAAATTTTTAGAATTTTTCAATCAATATATAAAAAATTAA
- a CDS encoding FlgO family outer membrane protein: MKKIIFVLLILYIPLLAQNENISLFPFTGDISEKQGKVFMNEIASKLNRRGYKFVYRSKDLGEAIKREQGLDNIKDREYADIATKLNLAGYVLAGSIIESGAGYAINVRIIDLTTSQYKATANEYLPSLNLGNQETAAAIENIVRDIDSKISGKKIPTVQEEQRQKDLQNEQLTDYQINSYKNGYNNANIAKWIGRGSWITGIVLTSIPFIIDASWGNNFGYFLVSKPAAKIPATVNVGNGVTYQDYSGFYPESDLIAMRAVFGIGIGLFVGGVITDIVASTMQNSYKKKLEERGIYYSFNPIITPNYNNTVNYGIEFAMAYRFK; the protein is encoded by the coding sequence ATGAAAAAAATTATTTTTGTATTATTAATATTATATATACCTTTACTAGCACAGAATGAAAACATATCATTATTCCCTTTTACAGGTGATATTTCAGAAAAACAAGGAAAGGTTTTTATGAATGAAATTGCTTCAAAACTAAATAGAAGAGGATATAAATTTGTTTATAGAAGTAAAGATTTAGGCGAGGCTATTAAAAGAGAGCAGGGACTTGATAATATAAAAGACAGAGAATATGCTGATATAGCTACAAAATTAAATTTAGCAGGATATGTATTAGCAGGCAGTATAATAGAATCTGGGGCAGGATATGCTATAAATGTTAGAATTATAGATTTAACTACTTCTCAATATAAAGCTACTGCTAATGAATATTTGCCGTCTTTAAATTTGGGTAATCAGGAAACTGCTGCTGCTATTGAAAATATAGTAAGGGATATAGATAGTAAAATTAGCGGTAAAAAAATACCAACTGTACAGGAAGAACAAAGACAAAAAGATTTACAAAATGAACAATTAACAGATTATCAAATAAATAGTTATAAAAACGGATATAACAATGCCAATATAGCAAAATGGATAGGAAGAGGCTCTTGGATAACAGGAATTGTTTTAACATCTATTCCATTTATTATAGATGCATCTTGGGGTAATAATTTTGGGTATTTCTTAGTATCTAAGCCAGCAGCAAAAATACCTGCTACAGTAAATGTTGGAAATGGTGTTACATATCAAGATTATAGCGGTTTCTATCCTGAATCAGATTTAATTGCTATGAGAGCAGTATTTGGAATAGGGATAGGATTGTTTGTAGGCGGAGTTATAACTGATATAGTTGCATCTACTATGCAAAATTCTTATAAAAAGAAACTTGAAGAAAGAGGTATATATTATAGTTTTAACCCTATTATTACACCAAACTATAATAATACTGTAAACTATGGTATTGAATTTGCCATGGCATATAGATTTAAATAG
- a CDS encoding MATE family efflux transporter has translation MKSNDEHELKETERQNKKYKELTESNIETLVIKLGIPTIISMLTTSFYNMADTFFVSKINTQSTAAVGIVFSMMAIIQAIGFFFGHGSGNYISIKLGAKETEEASKMAATGFLSAMIVGFIIFIIGTIFIKPLATILGSTETILPYSISYMRYILMGAPYMTASLVLNNQLRLQGNAVFAMIGLVTGAVLNIILDPILIFHFSMGVKGAAIGTIISQFAGFCILLVGTNVWGTLPIKLKDFSPSLQKYKAIVVGGLPSLCRQSISSFSTAFLNIASAPFGDAAIAAMSIVNRVAMFANSAIIGFGQGFQPVCGFNYGAKKYERVIKAFYFCVKISTFVLILLSIFIFMNSAQIVHMFNDKDEALLEVAYRALHYQALSLPLWGFITLSSMMLQTTRKTIRASILAVAKQGIFFIPIMYVFPKIFGLTGIEIAQPFADLLTFLLSIPLGLSIIREMKQELSRKAI, from the coding sequence ATGAAGTCAAATGATGAACATGAATTAAAAGAAACAGAAAGACAAAATAAAAAATACAAAGAATTAACAGAATCAAATATTGAAACTCTAGTTATAAAATTAGGCATACCTACTATTATTAGCATGCTAACTACATCGTTTTATAATATGGCAGATACTTTCTTTGTAAGTAAAATAAATACGCAGTCTACAGCAGCGGTTGGAATAGTGTTTTCTATGATGGCAATAATACAGGCTATAGGATTTTTCTTCGGTCATGGTTCTGGAAACTATATATCTATTAAACTTGGGGCGAAAGAAACAGAGGAAGCATCAAAAATGGCAGCAACTGGTTTTTTGTCTGCAATGATAGTAGGATTTATAATATTTATAATTGGTACAATTTTTATAAAGCCGTTAGCAACTATTTTAGGTTCAACAGAAACTATACTACCATATTCTATAAGCTATATGAGATATATACTTATGGGTGCTCCGTATATGACAGCATCTTTAGTTCTTAATAATCAATTAAGACTTCAGGGTAATGCTGTATTTGCTATGATAGGTTTAGTAACAGGGGCTGTTTTAAATATAATATTAGATCCTATTTTAATATTTCATTTTTCTATGGGAGTAAAAGGTGCTGCTATAGGCACTATAATAAGCCAGTTTGCAGGATTCTGTATACTTTTAGTTGGTACTAATGTATGGGGAACTTTGCCTATAAAATTAAAAGACTTCTCCCCTAGCCTTCAAAAATACAAGGCTATAGTTGTCGGAGGGCTTCCAAGTCTTTGCAGACAGAGTATATCAAGTTTTTCCACTGCTTTTTTGAATATAGCTTCTGCTCCGTTCGGAGATGCTGCAATAGCTGCTATGTCTATAGTTAATAGAGTTGCTATGTTTGCTAATTCAGCTATTATAGGTTTTGGACAAGGTTTTCAGCCAGTATGCGGATTCAATTATGGGGCTAAAAAATATGAGCGGGTTATAAAGGCATTTTATTTTTGTGTTAAAATATCAACTTTTGTACTTATTTTATTATCTATATTTATATTTATGAATTCAGCACAAATTGTACATATGTTTAATGATAAAGATGAGGCATTACTTGAAGTAGCATACAGAGCATTACATTATCAGGCATTGAGTCTTCCTTTATGGGGATTTATAACATTATCAAGTATGATGCTTCAGACAACTAGAAAAACAATAAGAGCTTCTATATTGGCAGTAGCGAAACAAGGAATATTCTTTATACCTATTATGTATGTATTTCCAAAAATATTTGGGCTTACTGGTATAGAAATAGCACAGCCTTTTGCAGATTTACTAACATTTTTACTCTCTATTCCTTTAGGTCTTAGCATTATAAGAGAGATGAAACAGGAGTTAAGTAGAAAAGCTATTTAG
- a CDS encoding UDP-glucose dehydrogenase family protein yields the protein MNICVIGTGYVGLVVGACFAEMGNFVICVDNDKEKLSKLKNGIIPIYEPGLEDLIKFNVAEKRLSFSSDLEKAVKESLICFIAVGTPQGEDGSADMKYVYTVAEQIGKALNGYKVIVDKSTVPVGTAEKVSEIIKNNAEEEFKNEFDVVSNPEFLKQGAAVEDSLKPDRIVIGSNSERATKIMYELYAPYLRTGNPVITMDIKSAEMTKYAANSFLAVKISYINEIANICEKVGANVDMVRLGMAADRRIGSQFLFPGLGYGGSCFPKDVKALLNTAKENGCEYDILKSADSVNFNQREVFIKKIEKYYNNNIKGKTFAVWGLAFKPNTNDMREAPSITIINTLLEKGAIIKAYDPKAIETAKIIFGDKILYASSSYNTLENTDALLLITEWNEFRRPDFNRVRDMLKDKVIFDGRNIYDRNVLEERGLKYIRIG from the coding sequence ATGAATATATGTGTAATAGGTACTGGATATGTTGGGTTGGTTGTAGGGGCTTGTTTTGCTGAAATGGGTAATTTTGTAATATGTGTTGATAATGATAAAGAAAAATTAAGTAAATTAAAGAATGGTATTATTCCAATTTATGAGCCGGGATTGGAAGATTTGATTAAATTTAATGTTGCTGAGAAAAGACTTTCATTCAGTTCAGATTTAGAAAAAGCAGTTAAAGAATCATTAATATGTTTTATAGCGGTGGGTACTCCGCAAGGAGAAGATGGTTCCGCTGATATGAAGTATGTTTATACTGTGGCAGAGCAAATAGGTAAAGCATTAAACGGATATAAGGTTATAGTTGATAAATCAACTGTACCTGTAGGAACTGCTGAGAAAGTTAGTGAAATAATAAAAAATAATGCAGAAGAAGAGTTTAAAAATGAATTTGATGTAGTATCTAATCCTGAGTTTTTAAAACAAGGAGCAGCTGTTGAGGATTCATTAAAGCCTGATAGAATAGTAATTGGTTCTAATTCTGAAAGAGCTACTAAAATAATGTATGAATTATATGCACCTTACTTAAGAACAGGAAATCCAGTTATTACAATGGATATTAAATCTGCTGAGATGACTAAATACGCCGCTAACTCTTTTTTGGCTGTTAAAATATCATATATTAATGAGATAGCTAATATTTGTGAAAAAGTAGGTGCTAATGTTGATATGGTAAGGCTTGGAATGGCAGCTGATAGACGTATAGGAAGTCAGTTTTTATTTCCAGGTTTGGGTTATGGCGGAAGCTGCTTTCCCAAAGATGTGAAAGCATTATTAAACACTGCTAAAGAAAATGGATGCGAATATGATATATTAAAATCTGCTGATTCCGTTAATTTTAATCAGAGAGAAGTATTTATTAAAAAAATAGAAAAGTATTATAATAACAATATTAAAGGTAAAACTTTTGCTGTATGGGGGCTTGCTTTTAAGCCTAATACTAATGATATGAGAGAAGCACCATCTATTACCATAATAAATACTTTACTTGAAAAAGGGGCAATTATTAAAGCTTATGATCCCAAAGCTATAGAAACTGCCAAAATTATATTTGGAGATAAAATTCTATATGCTAGTTCTTCATATAACACACTAGAAAATACAGATGCATTACTTCTTATAACAGAATGGAATGAATTCAGGCGTCCGGATTTTAATAGAGTTAGAGATATGTTAAAAGATAAAGTAATATTTGACGGTAGAAATATTTATGATAGAAATGTTTTAGAGGAAAGAGGTTTAAAATATATTAGAATAGGGTAA
- a CDS encoding methylenetetrahydrofolate reductase — MNNVENFIKKLENKNEYTFTLEISPQAKYDLGYVEEKINNSNISDYIDSFVVTDSPFANLKISSILAALQLKQRLNNNKPFITTQTMRDKNSIALQNDLIGANYFDLRMILAVTGDAVANGNQKQAKAVFEGNSNLLINIIKNLNKGKSLGEFVFKEPLKHIYPFCVINSYAKNNDSLKVRLAKKANSGVKAIFTQPIYEIERLELLLKWIDELPLKEKPMLIPGFFPVLTYKTAYFIYYKLPGAYIPEDWLNKLKEASDKSPEEEKKVAYELSANLFNSMIKKHKKMHIMSMNNYDFVVSLLKSI; from the coding sequence ATGAATAATGTAGAAAATTTTATAAAAAAATTAGAAAACAAAAATGAATATACTTTTACATTAGAAATATCGCCTCAGGCTAAATATGATTTAGGCTATGTAGAAGAAAAAATAAATAATTCAAATATATCAGATTATATAGATTCATTTGTTGTAACAGATTCACCTTTTGCTAATTTAAAAATTTCTTCAATACTTGCAGCCTTACAATTAAAGCAAAGATTAAATAATAACAAACCTTTTATAACCACTCAAACTATGAGAGATAAAAACTCAATAGCATTGCAAAATGATTTGATAGGTGCTAATTATTTTGATTTGAGAATGATACTTGCAGTTACTGGAGATGCTGTTGCAAATGGGAATCAAAAACAGGCAAAAGCTGTATTTGAAGGAAATTCTAATTTATTAATAAACATTATAAAAAATTTAAATAAGGGTAAAAGTTTAGGAGAGTTTGTTTTTAAAGAACCATTAAAACATATATATCCATTTTGTGTTATTAACAGTTATGCAAAAAATAATGACAGTTTAAAAGTGAGGCTTGCTAAAAAAGCAAACTCTGGAGTTAAGGCAATATTTACTCAGCCAATATACGAAATTGAAAGATTAGAGCTTTTATTAAAATGGATAGATGAACTACCATTAAAAGAAAAGCCTATGTTAATACCGGGTTTTTTCCCCGTATTAACATATAAAACAGCATATTTCATATATTATAAACTTCCGGGAGCTTATATACCTGAAGATTGGCTTAATAAACTAAAAGAGGCAAGCGATAAATCACCAGAAGAAGAAAAAAAAGTTGCATATGAATTATCAGCAAATCTTTTTAACAGTATGATTAAAAAACATAAAAAAATGCATATAATGAGCATGAATAATTATGATTTTGTTGTTAGTTTATTAAAAAGTATTTAA